A window of Synechococcus sp. WH 8109 genomic DNA:
CACACCCTGCATATTCATCGCCGGGCCCACGAGTGGTATTCAGCCGATCACGGCGAGCTGCTGTATCGGAATGACGGCTTCATCGAGGAGGTGAGCACGACCTCGATCGAACCGCTCTATGCCGAGCTCGAGCACTTTCTGCAGTGCGTTCGCGGTCGGGAGACCCCTGCGGTGGATGGTCTTCAGGCTTCGCGAGCTCTCAAGCTGGCAGATCTGATCGAGCAGGCCGTTGAACACCCGGATACGGGAGCGCCCCTGTGCGCACCGATCTGAGGGCTTTCATTGGGATTACACCAGCCCCTGCTGTTCGGCCAGTTCCCGCAACGCCGTGACCTGCCAGCGTCGGCAGTCACCGGGTGAGGACCGATAAAACTGCCCCCAGGCCTGGGCCTTGTATTGCGGGTAGTTCTCTGGACGAAGAGAGGGATGGCTCTGTTGCCAGCCGACCCTGACGGCATGACCGATCACCACGTCGAGGGCCAGGTCATCCTCGAAGCGCACCTCTGGATTGGCTTCGACAAAAGCCATCAGCGAAAGCAGGCATTCGCTGCAGAGTTGTCGGTATTCAGGTGCCTTGATCCGACTGAGCAAATGGTCGACCTGGGCGGCGAAATTGCGCTCCCCTGGTGTTTTTTCGAGAATGAGGCTGCTGTTGAGGCGATTGCGTCGTTCCAGCTTGTCGCCAATCACCAGGCCGCGGCAGTGCTGCAGCAGCGACCAGATCCCGGCATAGAAATCGCGGGGAACTTTCTGGAAGGATCCCAGGCGGATGCGGTGTTGAAGCCAGTCCCCACCCCCCGGTGTTTCCTCCAACGGGTCAGGCACTGACCACTGCACTCGGCCGCTCACGTGCAGCTGTTCGCCGCGTTGCAGGGCTGCTCTGGCATGGTCCACATCGGCGAGCACGACGCGCAAGCGCTTGCGTATCGCGTGGGGTGCTTCGCAGCAGAGGGCTTCAAAGGCTTCGTCTTGACTGAGCGTTTTCTCCACGGCCAGCTCTGATGTCAGCAGCAGCATCAGCTGCCCCAGCTGCAGGGTGAGGCTCCCCTTCAGCAGCACTGGCTCCCGCCGCGCCACGCTGTCGAGGGCAAGCAGGAGTTCCTGTTCGAGCATGCGTTCACGGCCGTCGATTCCGCTGGTGGTTTCAATCCGCTCGGCGATGGCGGCACTGTCCATCGGCTGACGCAGCCGGGAGTCGCCGGTGTAGTTGCGCCCCACTACCACCTGTTTCTGGCGAACGAGAAGATCGGTGAGGGCATCTTCGAGTTGGGGATGCACCATCCCCATGGCGCCAGCACAGCGCCGCACCAAATTCCAGTCTTCACAACGCAAGCCCCGTTGATAGACCTCCTCAAGCAGGGTGCGCAGGGCCACCGGATGGCCCTCAGGGCTGCGTTGAATCCCCTGGGGGCCAAGACGCCGTTGCAGCAACTCGAGCACTTCCGCCTGTTCATGCAGCAGCGAACTGTTCCAGAGGCGCTGGCTCAGTTGTTCGATCGGTGTGTCATCCAGCTCCTGCTCTTCTGCGGCGGTCAGATCCCGTAGATCGGTGGCGTCGCGCAGAAGCGGTTTGGCCGGCTCTGAGCATGGAACCGGTTTCTGTTGGAGCGGCGGCAGCTGCACCTCCTGCGCCTGATCCACCAGTTCACTGAGGCAGCCCAAGCGGACGGGGATGGTTTCAATGACGCCGCTGCTGAGTTGCCGGGCCAGTTTGAGCATGACGTCGCGGTGCCGCTGGAGGGCTGCGTCGCGAATGGGGATCACCAGAAGGGGACGTCCCATGCCGCGCCAGTGCCGTTGCAGCAGATGCAGCTCGTCCACAACGGTCTCCACCAGCTCCTCCGGGTCATCGGCCAAATAGCTGCTGACGTCTTCCAGCACGGACGGGGTGAACACACTGATGGCGCCGTCCTGGCGGTAGACCCGAGCCGTGTCTTCGGTTTCCACCCGGTGCCCGGGGCGCCCAGTGAGCTCAAGTCTCGGATTGGTGCCGGCGGCTTTCAACCGTTGCTTCAGCTCGTCGGACGACTTCACGGAAATCACTGAGGTTGGGTCGATCGGCACCTCTGCAGCCAGCAGTGCCTGGCGCACGTAATCCGTCTCCGCAGCCATCGCCACCAGAACAGTCTCTGCGCCCAGCAGCTTCGGCTCCCTGCGTCCACAGGGGTCAATGTCCTCGGGGCGGATCAGATCGTCCAGCAGCATTTCCCCGAGCCACACCAGGCTCTGAGTCCAGATCAGAGGCAGGTTGGTATTGGCCACACGCTCTTGGCTGCCTGGATTGAGCCGTTCCTGGTCGACGGCACTGGCCGGGACCTGATAGAGCTCGGGGTAGAGACGTTCGCCGTCCTGTTCAACGGCCAGGGTCTTGAGCTGGCTGTGCAGGCGCCGGGCCTCCTCCCAGCGTGTTTCGCAGCATGCGGTAACCAGTTCGAAGGCCAGAAACAACGGCCACTCCGACTCGATCCCTTCAAAGGCGGCGAGCTCCTCCGGTTCGTAGTGCAGGCGGTTGACGTCTTCCACCGCCGTCTGGTGACCATCCCGGAGGAAGCGTTTGTAGCCGTAGGCCCCGCCGAGTTCCCGTCGAATCCGCCGGCCGGTGCGCTCCACCAGGGCGGCATCCTCCACGGCCCAGGCGGGATAACCAATCACTGAGAGGCAGGCACTGTCGGCTTCCTTGCTGGCGGATTCCCGCGGCAGGAGCCCTTGCAAGGCGCGCCGGAGCCGTGCGATGGCCCCCTGGGGAATCAGCAGGATGCAGCTGCCGTCGCCATGGGGGCCGTAGAGGTCAACCCCATCCAGGGCCTCCAGGGCGGCTTTGGCCATGCCGATGGAGCTGGCATTGCGCTCCGGCAAACCATGGTTGCCCTTGTCGCCCCGTTCCCAGATCCCGTAGTCGGGGGTGCGGTAGGCCCTGGCGATGTAATGCACCAGGTTTTGGAGGAAATCCACTTCATCACGGCTTTGCACCACCGCGCAGCCGCCCTTGGTCAACTGCGCCAGCTGCAGCAGAAATAGGGAGGTGGCATCGAGTTGGAGATGTCCCCAGGCGTCGTCATCCACCACCGGCTCGCCGGTGCAGCTGTCGTATTTGGCGTGAAGGGCGTCGAGGGGGTTGAGGCTCTGCTTGAAGCGCTCCACCTTCTCGGCCTGCCGCATCATCGAGCGCATCAGGCCGCGCATGAGGGCCATCACCCGCTGCTCCAGCTCCCAGGCGCGCAGGCTGTTTTGCCCCAGCTGACGGCGGTGGGCCAGGGCCAGTCCCCAAACGCACTGCACCGAATAGACGCAGTCCCGCACCCAGGCATCGCCATAGTTGCCATGGATGGTGTGAGCGGTGCTGGCAGGGAGCAGGCCGCTGATCGGGTCCTGCCGATCGAGAACCACCCGTTGGATGGATTGATCCAGACGCTGAAGGGTTGTGGCGTGGTTCTGCGGAAGGGTTTCCGTCGTCGTCACAACCATGCCCTCATCCATTACCACTCCTAAATTCTCCAACGCAGCCCCACGGCAATGGACTCTGTCAGCACCGCCCCCGATGACCGTCGCCGCTGCCAGGTGCTCGGCGTCCCTGTGCATGCCTGCCGTGATGTCTGTGCTGCTGCTCTCGGTCTGCATGCCCGGGGCGGCGGACGCATCGTCACCCTCAACGCTGAGATGACGATGTTGGCTCGGGCCGATGCAGCCTTGGGGCAGGCGATCGCAACGGCTGATCTGGTGATCCCCGATGGTGCGGGAGTGGTCTGGGCCCTGGGCCGTCAGCAGATCCGGGTTGTCAAAGCAGCGGGCATCGAACTGGCCTGGACCTTGCTGGAGTACGCCGCAGCCCATCACTGGCGTGTGGCGTTGGTGGGCGCATCACCTGAGGTGATGGCAACGCTGCGTGCGGAGTTGCCGCAACGGCTCAGCGGCCTCAACATGGCGCTCGCGGTGGACGGTTATCAAGCTCCCGAGGCCTGGCCGGGTGTTGAGGCTCAGCTCAAGGCGTTGAAGCCGGATCTCATTCTGGTGGCTCTGGGGGTGCCACGCCAAGAAACCTGGGCGGAGCGCGTGGCGGCTGGCCAGCCTGGACTGTGGATGGGTGTTGGCGGAAGTTTTGACGTCTGGGCCGGCTCCAAAAAACGCGCTCCCGGCTGGATGTGCCGGATGCAACTTGAGTGGCTATATCGGCTCATACAGGAACCTTCACGCTGGCGACGCATGCTGTCGCTGCCAGCGTTTGTTCTGAAGGTGGTCCGGTTGGGCTGAGGCTTCAGCGGAAGCCCACAGAGGCTTGCCAAACGAAGGCCAGCAGCAGGAAGAAGACCGGGATCAACGGAAGAATGTCGATCAGCGGAGAGAAGGCCTGATAGGCCTCGGGCAGCTGTGCCAGCAGGTCGAGGGTGAAGGCGGCCATCCCTTGCATCAAAAAGGCGTTGGGCTGGACGCTACCACGTGTGATGGGCTGGCGAGTCTGGCTCCCAGGGAGCGAAATCCTCTGAAAAACAGCCGTCGCGAATGGCTTGTGCCATGGCCGAGGTGAAACGAACCAGATGGGTGATGTTGTGAATGCTCAACAAGGTGAGGCCCAGAAGCTCCTCGCTGCGAATCAGGTGATGCAGGTAGGCCCGGGTGTGACCGGTGCAGGCCACACAGGAGCAGCTCGGATCCAGGGGGGTGTGGTCGTGGCGGAACCGGGCGTTGCGCAGGTTCCAACGTTCACCGCCCACCAGGGCGGTGCCATGACGGCCGAGTCGGGTGGGCAAGACGCAGTCGAATAGGTCGATCCCGTTGGCCACGGCTATGGCCATCTCGCGCAGAGTGCCGATACCCATCAAGTAGCGCGGTTTGTGTGAGGGAAGCAGGGGCGTGACATCCCGCACGATGCGATGCATCTCCTCAGCGGGCTCACCAACGCTGACGCCACCGACGGCAATGCCCGGCAGATCAAAGGAAGCGACGGCCATGGCACTCTCCCGTCGCAGATGGGGGAAACAGCCGCCCTGAACGATGCCGAACAGCGCCTGATCCTCGCGGGTCTGGGCTGTGACGCAGCGCTCGAGCCAGGCATGGGTGCGGCGACAGGCATCTATGACATCGTTCTCGGTCGCCGGATAGGGCGGGCACTGGTCGAAGGCCATGGCCACATCCGCCCCGAGGGCCATCTGAATTTGGGTGGCATGTTCCGGGGTCATGTCGATGGTGCGTCCATCGCGGGGGTTTCGGAACACCACCCCACGGTCATCGATTTTGTTCAGGTCTCCCAAGCTGAACACCTGAAAGCCGCCGGAGTCGGTGAGCATCGGGCCGTTC
This region includes:
- a CDS encoding glycoside hydrolase family 15 protein, whose protein sequence is MVVTTTETLPQNHATTLQRLDQSIQRVVLDRQDPISGLLPASTAHTIHGNYGDAWVRDCVYSVQCVWGLALAHRRQLGQNSLRAWELEQRVMALMRGLMRSMMRQAEKVERFKQSLNPLDALHAKYDSCTGEPVVDDDAWGHLQLDATSLFLLQLAQLTKGGCAVVQSRDEVDFLQNLVHYIARAYRTPDYGIWERGDKGNHGLPERNASSIGMAKAALEALDGVDLYGPHGDGSCILLIPQGAIARLRRALQGLLPRESASKEADSACLSVIGYPAWAVEDAALVERTGRRIRRELGGAYGYKRFLRDGHQTAVEDVNRLHYEPEELAAFEGIESEWPLFLAFELVTACCETRWEEARRLHSQLKTLAVEQDGERLYPELYQVPASAVDQERLNPGSQERVANTNLPLIWTQSLVWLGEMLLDDLIRPEDIDPCGRREPKLLGAETVLVAMAAETDYVRQALLAAEVPIDPTSVISVKSSDELKQRLKAAGTNPRLELTGRPGHRVETEDTARVYRQDGAISVFTPSVLEDVSSYLADDPEELVETVVDELHLLQRHWRGMGRPLLVIPIRDAALQRHRDVMLKLARQLSSGVIETIPVRLGCLSELVDQAQEVQLPPLQQKPVPCSEPAKPLLRDATDLRDLTAAEEQELDDTPIEQLSQRLWNSSLLHEQAEVLELLQRRLGPQGIQRSPEGHPVALRTLLEEVYQRGLRCEDWNLVRRCAGAMGMVHPQLEDALTDLLVRQKQVVVGRNYTGDSRLRQPMDSAAIAERIETTSGIDGRERMLEQELLLALDSVARREPVLLKGSLTLQLGQLMLLLTSELAVEKTLSQDEAFEALCCEAPHAIRKRLRVVLADVDHARAALQRGEQLHVSGRVQWSVPDPLEETPGGGDWLQHRIRLGSFQKVPRDFYAGIWSLLQHCRGLVIGDKLERRNRLNSSLILEKTPGERNFAAQVDHLLSRIKAPEYRQLCSECLLSLMAFVEANPEVRFEDDLALDVVIGHAVRVGWQQSHPSLRPENYPQYKAQAWGQFYRSSPGDCRRWQVTALRELAEQQGLV
- a CDS encoding photosystem II reaction center protein K, whose protein sequence is MAAFTLDLLAQLPEAYQAFSPLIDILPLIPVFFLLLAFVWQASVGFR
- the tgt gene encoding tRNA guanosine(34) transglycosylase Tgt, encoding MFGFEINAHCANTSARCGTFKTPHGPVHTPRFMPVGTLATVKGISTEQLGRTGAQMVLSNTYHLHLQPGEEIVAAAGGLHRFMGWNGPMLTDSGGFQVFSLGDLNKIDDRGVVFRNPRDGRTIDMTPEHATQIQMALGADVAMAFDQCPPYPATENDVIDACRRTHAWLERCVTAQTREDQALFGIVQGGCFPHLRRESAMAVASFDLPGIAVGGVSVGEPAEEMHRIVRDVTPLLPSHKPRYLMGIGTLREMAIAVANGIDLFDCVLPTRLGRHGTALVGGERWNLRNARFRHDHTPLDPSCSCVACTGHTRAYLHHLIRSEELLGLTLLSIHNITHLVRFTSAMAQAIRDGCFSEDFAPWEPDSPAHHTW
- a CDS encoding WecB/TagA/CpsF family glycosyltransferase, yielding MDSVSTAPDDRRRCQVLGVPVHACRDVCAAALGLHARGGGRIVTLNAEMTMLARADAALGQAIATADLVIPDGAGVVWALGRQQIRVVKAAGIELAWTLLEYAAAHHWRVALVGASPEVMATLRAELPQRLSGLNMALAVDGYQAPEAWPGVEAQLKALKPDLILVALGVPRQETWAERVAAGQPGLWMGVGGSFDVWAGSKKRAPGWMCRMQLEWLYRLIQEPSRWRRMLSLPAFVLKVVRLG